A genomic segment from Glycine soja cultivar W05 chromosome 20, ASM419377v2, whole genome shotgun sequence encodes:
- the LOC114401349 gene encoding universal stress protein A-like protein, producing MAEEEEERRILVAVDEGEESMYALSWCLKNLSFQNSKDTLILLYVKPPRVTYSAFDGTGYFFASDITATMERYSQQVADCVLEKAMKLCKNIENVETRVENGDPRDVICQMVQKLGADVLVMGSHGYGLIKRAFLGSVSNHCAQNVKCPVLIVKKPKPTAGET from the exons atggcagaagaagaagaagaacgcaGGATCCTGGTGGCCGTGGATGAAGGCGAGGAGAGCATGTATGCTCTCTCATGGTGCCTCAAGAacctttcttttcaaaattccaAAGACACCCTTATTCTCCTATACGTCAAGCCCCCTCGAGTCACTTATTCAGCCTTCGATGGCACAG gATATTTTTTTGCCTCTGACATAACGGCTACCATGGAGAGGTATAGCCAACAAGTTGCCGATTGCGTCTTGGAGAAAGCCATGAAATTgtgtaaaaatattgaaaat GTGGAGACGAGGGTAGAGAATGGCGATCCAAGGGATGTGATTTGTCAGATGGTTCAAAAGTTGGGTGCTGATGTCTTAGTCATGGGAAGCCATGGTTATGGTCTCATCAAGAG GGCTTTCCTTGGAAGCGTCAGCAATCACTGTGCACAGAACGTGAAGTGCCCGGTTTTGATTGTGAAGAAGCCAAAACCAACCGCCGgagaaacataa
- the LOC114401348 gene encoding photosynthetic NDH subunit of lumenal location 1, chloroplastic isoform X1 yields MVVSSCSLSWISPCLSHKLNLPHTNCLPRNIATSSSNTVFCALDTTPSGESHCRRRPLLLGIGALTANLQPTNLVFAQEKPDRYRAFVDYEDGYSYVYPIDWKEFDFRAHDSAFKDRYLQLQNVRVRFIPTEKKDIRDLGPMEEVIYDLVKHRYAAPNQRPTINDMQEKTIDGKHYYTFEYILTSPNYSSASFATIAIGNGRYYTLIVGANERRWKRFRDQLKVVADSFRLLDI; encoded by the exons ATGGTAGTTTCTTCGTGCTCTTTGAGCTGGATTTCACCTTGCTTATCCCATAAG CTAAACTTGCCACATACAAATTGTTTGCCTCGCAACATTGCAACTTCATCTTCCAACACTGTCTTTTGTGCATTGGACACAACCCCCAGCGGAGAAA GTCATTGCCGGAGAAGACCGCTACTGTTAGGCATTGGAGCATTAACTGCAAATTTACAACCAACAAATTTGGTCTTTGCTCAAG AAAAACCAGACAGATACCGAGCTTTTGTGGACTATGAAGATGGGTATTCTTACGTATATCCCATTGATTGGAAG GAATTTGACTTCAGGGCTCATGATTCTGCATTCAAAGACAGATATCTACAGTTACAGAATGTACGGGTGAGATTTATACCAACCGAGAAGAAAGACATCCGAGATTTGGGTCCTATGGAAGAG GTTATATACGATTTGGTGAAACATAGATACGCAGCACCAAACCAAAGACCAACAATAAATGACATGCAGGAG AAAACCATAGATGGAAAACATTACTATACCTTTGAATATATACTTACATCACCAAATTATTCTAGTGCCTCCTTTGCAACAATTGCTATAGGAAATG GAAGGTACTACACGTTAATTGTTGGAGCCAATGAAAGGCGATGGAAAAGATTTCGAGATCAGCTTAAAGTGGTAGCAGACTCCTTTAGGCTTCTTGACATCTGA
- the LOC114401348 gene encoding photosynthetic NDH subunit of lumenal location 1, chloroplastic isoform X2: MVVSSCSLSWISPCLSHKLNLPHTNCLPRNIATSSSNTVFCALDTTPSGESHCRRRPLLLGIGALTANLQPTNLVFAQEKPDRYRAFVDYEDGYSYVYPIDWKEFDFRAHDSAFKDRYLQLQNVRVRFIPTEKKDIRDLGPMEEVIYDLVKHRYAAPNQRPTINDMQEKTIDGKHYYTFEYILTSPNYSSASFATIAIGNG; this comes from the exons ATGGTAGTTTCTTCGTGCTCTTTGAGCTGGATTTCACCTTGCTTATCCCATAAG CTAAACTTGCCACATACAAATTGTTTGCCTCGCAACATTGCAACTTCATCTTCCAACACTGTCTTTTGTGCATTGGACACAACCCCCAGCGGAGAAA GTCATTGCCGGAGAAGACCGCTACTGTTAGGCATTGGAGCATTAACTGCAAATTTACAACCAACAAATTTGGTCTTTGCTCAAG AAAAACCAGACAGATACCGAGCTTTTGTGGACTATGAAGATGGGTATTCTTACGTATATCCCATTGATTGGAAG GAATTTGACTTCAGGGCTCATGATTCTGCATTCAAAGACAGATATCTACAGTTACAGAATGTACGGGTGAGATTTATACCAACCGAGAAGAAAGACATCCGAGATTTGGGTCCTATGGAAGAG GTTATATACGATTTGGTGAAACATAGATACGCAGCACCAAACCAAAGACCAACAATAAATGACATGCAGGAG AAAACCATAGATGGAAAACATTACTATACCTTTGAATATATACTTACATCACCAAATTATTCTAGTGCCTCCTTTGCAACAATTGCTATAGGAAATGGTTAA
- the LOC114402465 gene encoding F-box protein At2g39490, whose product MEDLFSNLPDEVLSCIVSFLPNESALETSLISTRWRDLWNQVLVRHGTTQDITGVVAGFLSRFEELDPLKHPRKLQFHFADQDTALFASIATNSKLLLDFPGGGNKDLKKQYELKFMFNKDLNTVPPTFLVKTLYLKSVSHLTSELVSSIVSNLEHLEKLMIVECTGLQSLFIESESKLHKLTILDCPQLKSLHLRTSKLKRFRLHGPLPKIWPESHFNLSHAMLDFRLGPSCADFKAQDFNQTLLTIKNCEALTLCEWTFQALIWPSISPSGNFIFYKIRELWWIHNHRGENSMEALVSFLKLCPALEQLFVTNDSTSYSAPRSNSCLTQATKYSTKLEHLKRIKFMGFTNRVDEISVAKRLIELVRGEPPKIETCLNAVLV is encoded by the exons ATGGAGGATCTGTTTAGCAATTTGCCAGATGAAGTTCTAAGCTGCATAGTTTCTTTTCTGCCAAATGAATCAGCACTAGAAACCAGCCTCATATCTACTAGGTGGAGAGACCTATGGAACCAAGTCCTTGTCAGACATGGAACCACACAAGACATAACTGGTGTTGTTGCTGGTTTTCTGTCTCGTTTTGAAGAGCTAGATCCATTAAAACATCCCCGCAAACTTCAATTTCACTTTGCCGATCAAGACACTGCACTCTTTGCATCCATTGCAACTAACAGTAAGCTTCTTCTTGATTTCCCTGGTGGTGGGAACAAAGACCTCAAAAAGCAATATGAACTGAAGTTCATGTTCAACAAAGATCTCAACACTGTTCCCCCCACTTTCTTAGTCAAAACGCTTTATTTGAAATCAGTGAGCCATTTGACTAGTGAGTTGGTTTCCTCCATCGTTTCAAATTTGGAGCATCTTGAGAAGTTGATGATTGTTGAGTGCACTGGGTTGCAGTCTTTGTTCATTGAGTCTGAATCAAAGCTTCACAAGTTAACCATATTAGATTGCCCCCAGTTGAAGTCTCTCCATCTTAGAACTTCTAAGCTTAAAAGGTTCAGACTTCATGGACCTCTTCCAAAGATTTGGCCAGAATCCCATTTCAACCTCAGCCATGCCATGCTTGATTTCAGACTTGGACCAAGCTGTGCTGACTTCAAGGCTCAAGATTTCAACCAAACACTGTTGACAATAAAGAATTGTGAAGCTCTCACTTTATGTGAGTGGACTTTTCAG GCATTGATATGGCCATCGATTTCTCCAAGTGGGAACTTCATATTCTATAAAATAAGAGAGTTATGGTGGATTCACAACCATAGGGGTGAAAATAGCATGGAAGCCTTAGTCTCCTTTTTGAAATTATGCCCTGCTTTGGAGCAACTTTTTGTGACG AATGATTCTACAAGTTATTCGGCTCCACGGTCCAATTCATGTTTAACGCAAGCAACTAAATATAGTACAAAATTGGAGCATCTAAAACGGATAAAGTTTATGGGGTTTACAAATCGAGTGGATGAAATCTCAGTGGCAAAAAGATTAATTGAATTAGTCAGGGGAGAGCCTCCAAAGATAGAGACTTGCTTGAATGCAGTGCTCGTgtag
- the LOC114401240 gene encoding RNA-binding protein CP31B, chloroplastic-like — MVLSNKKLKLKLRAELAQRNSNAAAEPPSSSSSTNNNNSLKTLLDSATPKARFSKREKRRKLRSDQPSQQANKEIQTETEAEGSPNKKRKRKKVEGDDVAANGVSDTPKNKKKKQKQKKNKNKNKKKSTTAEENESNGGGEMPEATELTKTNTTTSKDNGDAPTNTKAYVGGIPYYSTEDDIRSYFESCGTITEVDCMTFPETGKFRGIAIITFKTEAAAKRALALDGADMGGLFLKIQPYKATRANKASDFAPEILEGYNRIYVGNLSWDITEEELRKFFNGCEITSLRFGMDKETGEFRGYAHVDFSDSQSLKTALALDQNVLFGRPVRISCAVPLKKKTGTHTSSTVNGANGDKPSSTGSDRIDGADGDKPSSTGSGKMRRRTCYECGEKGHTFAACPKKQTVAATTT; from the exons ATGGTTCTATCAAACAAGAAACTGAAGCTTAAGCTGAGAGCTGAATTAGCCCAAAGAAACTCCAACGCCGCCGCCGAACCcccttcatcttcatcttctactAATAATAACAActctctcaaaactcttctGGACTCTGCCACCCCTAAAGCCAGATTCTCCAAAAGAGAGAAGCGAAGGAAGCTTCGATCCGACCAACCTTCACAACAAGCCAACAAGGAAATTCAAACTGAAACAGAAGCTGAGGGTTCGCCcaataagaagagaaagaggaagaagGTAGAGGGCGATGACGTGGCAGCAAATGGAGTTTCCGACACACcaaagaacaagaagaagaagcaaaaacagaagaagaacaagaacaagaacaagaagaaatcCACAACGGCGGAAGAAAACGAATCTAATGGTGGAGGGGAAATGCCAGAGGCTACAGAGTTAACCAAAACCAATACAACTACCag taAAGACAATGGTGATGCTCCTACAAACACGAAAGCTTATGTTGGAGGAATTCCCTATTATTCAACCGAGGATGATATTCGAAGTTATTTTGAAAGCTGTGGCACCATAACTGAAGTTGATTGCATGACTTTTCCTGAAACTGGCAAGTTTAGAGGGATTGCCATTATTACTTTCAAG ACTGAGGCTGCAGCTAAAAGAGCATTGGCTCTTGATGGAGCTGACAT GGGAGGACTCTTTCTTAAAATCCAACCATATAAAGCAACTCGAGCCAATAAAGCCTCAGATTTTGCTCCAGAAATTTTGGAGGGGTACAATAGGATATATGTTGGAAATTTGTCGTGGGATATAACTGAGGAAGAACTAAggaaattcttcaatggttgtgAGATAACATCGCTACGATTCGGTATGGACAAGGAGACAGGAGAGTTTCGAGGGTATGCCCATGTGGATTTCAGTGATAGTCAGTCACTGAAAACAGCCCTTGCATTGGACCAAAATGTTTTGTTTGGGAGACCTGTCAGGATAAGTTGTGCGGTtcctttgaagaaaaaaactgGAACTCATACAAGCTCCACGGTTAATGGAGCTAATGGTGATAAACCAAGTTCCACAGGAAGTGACAGGATAGATGGAGCTGATGGTGATAAACCAAGTTCCACAGGAAGTGGCAAGATGAGGAGGAGGACATGCTATGAGTGTGGTGAGAAAGGACATACATTTGCGGCATGCCCAAAGAAACAAACAGTTGCTGCAACTACAACCTAA